DNA from Hypanus sabinus isolate sHypSab1 chromosome 16, sHypSab1.hap1, whole genome shotgun sequence:
gatagagttatacaagatattaagaggagtagatggagtggacagccagcgcctcttccccagggcaccactgctcaatacaagaggacatggctttaaggtaaggggagggaagttcaagggggatattagaggaaggttttttactcagagagtggttggtgtgtggaatgcactgcctgagtcagtggtggaggcagatacactagtgaaatttaagagactactagacaggtacatggaggaatttaaggtggagggttatatgggaggcagggtttaagggtcggcacaacattgtgggctgaaaggcctgtaatgtgctgtactagtcTATGTCCTATGTTATGCCTTTTCTTCTCTGCACCTGCCTATCATCACCTTCTAGTGccactcctcctttcctttctcctatggacaACTTTCcaccctatcagattccttctttttcagtcctttaccttttccacctatcacctccaagcttctcacatttcccacccacccaccttctcatCACCTGAACTAATCTATCAGCTTCCAGCCTCTACTctttccccaacccctccctttgTATTCCAGCTTctacccacttcctttccagtcctgatgaaaggtcttggccaaaccgttgaatgtttattcctctccatggatgctacatgacctgctgtgttcctccagcaatatGTCTATGTTACTATAGAAATACATGTCCTTTGTCTTATAATAGTGAAGGAAGCAATTGAGAGTAGCTCCAAGGGAGTTAAAGCAATAAAACCCATGCCAAATCAGGTATGGGAAGGAAGTTGTATCTAATAAAGTTATTGGGGCTTGCTTTTTCCCATTGTGTTCCACAGCCTCTCTGGGGCCGTGTGGTGTTTGTACAGATTCCACTTTTAGGTATTGTGACGTGTGTgtgacgtgtgtgtgtgagtgagtgtgtgtgtgtgtgtgtgtgtgtgtgtgtgtgtgtgagtgtgtgagtgtgtgagtgtgtgagtgtgtgagtgtgtgtgtgtgtgtgtgtgtgtgtgtgtgtgtgtgtgtgagcgtcggCTTAGTGGGACGCAGAGAAGGCTAAGGGCTGATAGGTGTTGGGGGCACTGTGGCTAGATATACAGACACTTGAACTTTGTTGTGTAGTTTAGACCTAATTGAAGAGGGCATGGTGAAAATATCTGCAGAGACACAAAAACGTGCCTGTGTCATTGAGAGTGAGGAGGGAAGCTCTGTTCTGTAGATGGCCAGGGCATCTGgcagaaaatggcaaatggaatttaatcctgagaAGTGCAAGACAATTGGTCTGCAGTAGGCGGATAAAAAGTACTTAAAAACATGGAAATACAGGGGGATTTCTGAGTACACATACACAGATTCTTAAAGATGACATTACTGgtaaataacaaacaagagaaaacctgcagatgctggaaatcaaagtaatacacgcaaaatgctggaggtactcagcaggccagacaatatctgtggaaaagaccaaacagttgacgtttcggtcctgatgaagggtctcagcccaaaatgtcacctgtttactcttttccatacgtgctgcctgtcctgctgagttcctccagcagtctgtgtgCATCACTGGTAAATAAGGTGGCTTAGAAGACATACAAGATGATTTTCTTTATTAAATGAGATGTTAAGTATAAGAACAGAGAGAAATTTCTAGAATTTTATGCGATGCTTGCTTGACCATTACTTGAGTACTGTGTAAATTTAAGGTGACAAGTTACAGGAAAGGTGTGTTAACATGGGAAATTTGTGAGGACGTCACCAAGACTGGAAAAGTTTTAACCCAGAAGGAATGACTCAATAAGGTGGAATTGTTTCCTTTGGAAACAGGCAAGACTGATGGGAGTCTTAACTTTCCATTCTTCCTTTTGCACCGGTTATTGATTTATTGTAAGAtattaatttttatgtattgcgcaATATGGCTTCCACAAAACAATTTCCATGATATACTCTGAGTGGTAATTGTGTCTATACATctgctcattgatgcaaatacctaatcagacaatcatgtggcagtaactcagtgcataaaggcatacagacgtggtcaagaatttcagttgctgttcagaatgggaaagaatggggaagaagtttgatcaaagtgactttgactgtggattgGTACCAGGTGGGGTGTTCAGATTATCTCAGAAATGGCTAATCTCCTGAGGTTTTCATACACTACTTTCTGTTACAGAGAATAGTTCAAAGATCAAAAACCATCCAGTTTGCGGTAGTTCGGTTGGTGCAAGTAGCTGATAATGAGAggagtcagaggggaatggccaaatTGACCCAAGCTGATAGTAACTCAGATAATcagtgtggtgtgcagaagagcatctctgaacacacaatgtgttaaaccttgaagtggctggtctacagcagcagaattcCACACTGGTTTCCACCCCAGTATCTAAAATattggcctctgagtgtatatcagtggtaataaacctgattataatTCTAACCAAGGTGTGTAAAATGATCATGGGCCAGGGAAGAGTGGTCTACAAAGGATATATTGTACAGTCCCTGATAAAGGGAATATTAACTAAGGGGCTTGGATTTAATGTACTGAGGAAAATAGCAAACGAATACTTGAAAATCTATGTCCTGTGAAGGGACTCATCGTATCTTTGCAATTGTGATTCAGCTGTTTAGCGTTTGTTTTGACTGGCAcagatatgatgggctgaatgtgcTCTTTCTATGTCACAACTTTTCTGTGACTTGTGATTTTATAGATTCAGGTCAAGACTTTACAGAAGCATAGATTCATAAATACAGgaagccacttggcccattgtgtTTTTGTAATTCTTGCAGCTCAGTAACCTGAATACCCTTGTAGTGTTTTTATGCTGCCAAATGAGAAAGTCTTTCTCTTTTTGCAGTTCCAGAACTTCACAACTCTCCACCTGAAGCCATTTCTCTTCTTTTCCCCTTTGTTGGATTCATTTGCATATCTGTGGGTTCGTTGCTAGGGAAGTGTGGAAAGTATCCTTCCACCAGTAAATTTTGTGACACTGTGAAACTAAGACAAATTGCCACGGGATAAAACACACAatagcacaaacacacacacacacatactcacctGGCAGGAAGATTCAAAGGATGGGATGGCTCTTTTGTTAAACAGGTAATTATATGGTTGGTGTCTGTTCCTCAGGTTATTCAGATAATTTTGTAAGCCCTCCTTCTCCCCCAGAACCTCTATCATCCTTTCCAAGCACTGCTTATTGGACTCCACAAGTTTCTCTAGTTCCTTTGTATTATCATCCAATTTTACGGCTGCACCCTTCTTGCACTCTTCATTTGCCCTTTTCAGGTTATCGATCGTCCTCTGCTGATCAACCTTGGCCCTCTGCATCATTTCGATTTCTCTCTCAGCTCTGGACAGCTGCTGCTGAACTTTCGCTTCGAAACTTAAAGAAAGCGGGCTGCAGTTGGCTTTGATTTGGTTCAATTGATCTCTCATGTCCCATCTGTAGGCAAGCATTCCACTGGCCAGTTTGCTGAAGAATGATTCATAATTTGCTTTGATCTCATTCAGTGTAGTCCTAAAGTCCTTGCTCATAGAGGTACAGTTTCCTCCAAAGTCCCGCAGTTGCTGATACAGTTTTCTTATCTGGTCTTGCACTTCTATCTCTTTCAGTTTCTGCCTCATCTCCATGAGCTGCAGATCAGACGTGCACTTTGCAAGCTTCATTTGGTTGTCAGTGTTGTTTCTCTTCAAGCTGTTACATTCTGTTTATAAGATGGATGGTTGGAGTTACGAAAGATATGGAAACAGCATTAACATTTGCTACTTGCTATTTTCATATTCAGCAGTTACAGTACAGAATTTGTTATGGGAATGGTCAGGCAGAATACATTTGGAGCCCAGTCCGCCAGCGCCTTCGGGGACAGTGTCAGTGCATTGTGGAAGCAAGCTGAGCTGCCACATAGTAGGATTACCACAACTAGCAGATGCAAAGGAATGTGAACACTGCACTACAGTGCTCTCTGATATGTCTGCCATCCAGTGCGATCTAATGACTTCTCACGTGGAAGTAGAAAATACAAAGTATATCAAAGGTTTCTAGGACTACTGTATAGACTGAGGCCATTCACTCTTTGTATTTGCTTGACATCATCAAAGTCAAAGAGTAATAGAGTAATGCAGCATGTACATTGGCCCTTCAGCTCAACTTGTCCGTACTGACCAGGATGTCCATCTAAGCTAATCATATTTGTCTACATTTTGCCCATTTTCCCCTCAGTGTTTCCTATGCATGTACCTTTTAGATGTAGCTGTACCTGCCTGCACCACTTCCTCCAGTAACTCATTCCATTTCAGACCCTTTTGCATGTAGAGGTtgctcctcaggtcccttttaaacccTTCTTCATGCCTCTACTTTGATATTCCCCATATTCAAAGGACTTATCAATGCCGCTCATGATGTTATACAACTTTGGAagatcactcctcaatctcctacgCTCCAAGGACTGAAGTCCCAGTCTGCCAAAGACTCTCCCTATAACTCGGGCCCTTTAGCCTTGGCAACATTCCAGCTGAAGGACGTATTTCCTGTAAAAAGttaacagaactgtacacagtactccagctgtaGCCTCACCAGCATCATGTACAGCTGCAACATATTGTCCCAGCTTCTGTCCTCAATGCCCCAACTGACGAAAGCCAGAGTGCCAACAGCCTTCTTCACCATAGTCTACCTGTagcaccactttcagtgaactctGTGCTGCTGTGACAAATGAATGCCCATGCTACTATCTCGCTGGCCACCCTTTCACTCTTAATAtacttgcagaatctcttgggattTTTATTTAACTCTTCCTGCTAGATCTATCTCAAGCCCCCATTTTGCCCTCCTCTTTTTTCTCTTGTGTAGTCTTACACTTCTTATATCTTCTGGGTGATTCACTTGATCCTGACTGCTCAAATCTGAtgtctgctttttttttctgaCCCGTGAATCAATATCCCTCATTAACCAAGGTTTCCCAAATCTGCCAGACTTGCCATTCTCCCTAACAAGAGCATGCTGTCTCGGAACACTTGATACCCTGCTTATAAACACTTTCCCCATGCCACACAGTCTCATCCAATCAACTTCTGCAAGTTCCAAGATTGGCTAATGGCTCCAAGATTGGCCCTGCCCAAATTTAAGACCTTAACTTGTGGACTGGTCCTGTATACCTCcataattatatttattggtcacaAGGTGGCTTTCATTGACACGCCAGTCTCCAGACCTTACCTTCTTCGCTAAGAGAAGGTCTTGTGTTACACCCTGTCTAGTAGGACCTACTGTTTGATTAAAGAGGCTTTTTTAAATACTTTTAACAAATTCCGCACCATCCAAGCATTTTGTATGATGGGTAATTATGTAATGtaattttaaatctctcactAATTCTACCCTATCAATGAAATCATGGCTGACCTCAACCTAGTTTTCTGCTGGACTAAATCTTAAACTCCTGGTCTTACTAATCTTCATCTTGAAATTTGTTGGGAAGTATCTCATACTCCCATGACAAAAAGTTTCCTTATATTACCCATGGATTGAGCGGCTGCTAATTACAATGACTTACCTGGAAAATAGGGGTTGAGTGGTAAATAATCCGTGCAATTCTATAAAtcaaaaggaaatagaattatTATCATTCAGCACACAATAATGTTTCTGTGCTTTTCCTTTGTCAGATCTTTCATCCAAAGGAAATAACAATGTTGTAAGATCTTCCCTTGATAAAAGCACCAGTGTGATATTTTAGGAAGACACCAGCAAAGAGAGATTGTGTTTGACCTCATTATTGATGAGTAAGCAACAGCCAGGATGGATAGGAGACCTCTTTTCTCTTTTGTGAAGTTGACTCACAAAATCCTCAGCATccatttgagagggaaaaatggtGTTTAAATTGTTGACCATTCATCAACGGAACTAGGTTGGGAAattaacatatcaatgcagctataaagaaggcaagacagcggttatatttcattagaagttttgaggagattttgtttgctacctaaaacacttgaaaacttctacagaggtactgtaaagagcattctgagaggctgcatcactgtctggtatgggggggggggggggtgcagggctactgcacaggattgaaagaaactacagagaggtgtaaaatcagtcagctccatcttgggtgctagctgccgtagtatccaagacatcatcAAGGACAGGTGCcttagaaaggtggcatccattattaaggacccaggacatgccctcttctcattgttaccatcagaaaggaggtacagaagcctgaaggcacatactcagtgactgaggatcagcttcttcccctctgccatccaattcctaaatggacattgaacttgtgaacactacctcactttaaaaaaaattatttctgcttttgcactattttgaatttaactttttaatatacatatatgtacttactgtaatagATTTACTTATATTTTTCTCTATAGtatcatgttttgcattgtactgctgccactaagttaataaatttcacgacatatgccggtgatattaaacctggttttgATTAATCAAAGTTCGCACTTCATTGTCACTGCAGAAACAACAACGAAACTTTGTTGACCCCAGGCCGACAACTTAGAACATAAATTCTACTGTTCTCTTTGTATcaatactcactcagaccacTTCTCCAATTTATAACGCCGAAATAGGGGATCTCTGGCTGGCCAGATGATTGatcctcctcccatctcctggcATGGGGGTTCCTCCTTGAGGTGGTGGGTCTCTGCAGAGAGTTATTGCTATCTTGTATCTGAAAACCTCTGCTTCGATATTCAATCCTTTCCAGTTGTTGCATTTCAGTGTTATTGGCAATGGGTTAACTGACTGACCTTTATCACCTTTTCATTGGCTCCAGTCCAAGCCCGTGTCCATTATTGACCTTCTTCCGCAAGTGACATCTGACAActggtaatttatggctctttgtttgAAATCTGTCATAGAACCAGCAACCAGCCTGAATCACTCAGGGCAGACCCAGACCCTACAGTCACAAGCCTGCATGCtatatccaaccaaagaacatctcacaaataactttttatttggaaatgatctctgCTCCAGCAGATTATCAGGAATATCATTGTTTCCACTTTAAAACAGTAATcaagccaagcaacacacaaaatggaagTCACAGAGccgcttcacaaaatggcagcctccattccttcaccctcATGGCAAGATCAAAGCCAATGGTTTGTCTGTTTCCACAGTCCTTGACCCAATCAAGTTTGATATTTCCTTCCATATTTTAATTCCTCCATGGCAacaaatttaaaatatttatcaaaATATAGTACCTCAATGCACTGCAACACCCCCAGTTCTGGCACTGGGATCAACAGATTAAactctgctttcaaatctctggAATGGAGCTCAAATATGTGATTTTAATGTCTTCTGCTGTCAATCCTCAAGCCTCCTTTTCTCTCCTTTCAGCCTCAGTCTTTGACTAAATCCTTGGCCACATTTTCATGTGGCCTGATACCAGTGCTTGTGTAATAACTGAACTCATAGTTGGGAAATTCCTGACTCCAAACTGAGAGAGATAGGTCAGGGGTAGCTGGTGAGCTGGATAAGGATCTGACAGGAAAGAATTTGCATGGCTCTGGAAAGAAGGTAACTAAGGGGACTAGTTTAGAATTAGTTACATAAAACTGCTATAGACTTCAAAGCCTCCTTAAGTACTTTCTGTAGTATTGTTGATGCAAAAGGCATGATACGGCACAGTTACAGAATTACTGAGCCATAGACATCAATAGCTCCAAATAAGACCACTTGGCTATTATCCACATTGTCCAACTCAATCCCACTTCCCAAGTTTCAGTCTGTAAACATGAAAGGCTTCTCGCATGCTTATCCCATCCTAATTTAAACATACCCAACGTTTCTACCTCCATCGTCTTTCCAGATCGAGAGTTCCAAGCTTTTGACACATTCTGGGTAAAAGAAAATGTCTCCACAACCCCCCTCTAATTTACACTTATTGATTTAAGTCCTCTGGTAATTCACAGCGCAAAAGAAACTTGTTCCTACCTATCCACACTCTCCagatccctcataattttatgcaccTCATGAATCAAAAAGGACTTGCCTTGTACAAAATGCATCTTCTCATAGTCTTCACTGTATTTTTCATTTGTTCTGTGAGGTTGCCATTCTTGTAATTGCAGCTTGTCAGATTCTTCTTTAGACTTCTTTCGGCACCTTTCAGGTTTTGGACTTCCTTGATCAACTGAACTGACTGGTTCTGACTGGTCTCAAGGTGAGATTGGTGGCTGCTGTAGGTGTTTCCATAGATCATGAAAAGGATAAGCCCCAGAATTATCAGCATCTGGATGAGACTGGTGAACAGGAGACAGTACTTGACATTGGAACCACAGTCGTTGGGTTTCATTGTCTTGTAGTCCTTTGTGTTATAGCCCAGCTTCTTCATTGGGTAGCTGTTGTGGTCCATGGCTGGAGCTCACAAACTGCAAAGCTCCtctggaaaacattctgaaataCTGAAGAACAGGATGGGTGGGGTGACCTGCTGATGGACAGCTACGAATTACATGTGAACACAATCAACCATCCACACTCAAGATGATTGGTCTTTCAGTCTAATCATCTGTCAGACCATTTCCTGCAAACCATGTATTCTAGGGCCCAGAAATAAACAAGCATTGCCtcccagcacagcacaggaagtgCCCTCATTCATAATCCCTGACGAGTGTTTAGTTTAGCTC
Protein-coding regions in this window:
- the plvapa gene encoding plasmalemma vesicle associated protein a, giving the protein MDHNSYPMKKLGYNTKDYKTMKPNDCGSNVKYCLLFTSLIQMLIILGLILFMIYGNTYSSHQSHLETSQNQSVQLIKEVQNLKGAERSLKKNLTSCNYKNGNLTEQMKNTVKTMRRCILYKNCTDYLPLNPYFPECNSLKRNNTDNQMKLAKCTSDLQLMEMRQKLKEIEVQDQIRKLYQQLRDFGGNCTSMSKDFRTTLNEIKANYESFFSKLASGMLAYRWDMRDQLNQIKANCSPLSLSFEAKVQQQLSRAEREIEMMQRAKVDQQRTIDNLKRANEECKKGAAVKLDDNTKELEKLVESNKQCLERMIEVLGEKEGLQNYLNNLRNRHQPYNYLFNKRAIPSFESSCQENVDLLKKKVDLLNIQLAAMQRKEAFMDLKLKEQEARCSNCRVPEHTG